The DNA region ACCGAAGCAGTTCGGAATCGGAGGTGCATTGCCACCGAAGAGGGACCTGACCAGATTCGTGAAGTGGCCCAAAACTGTGCAGattcagaggaagaagagaatcCTCAAGCAGAGGTTGAAGGTTCCCCCAGCTTTGAACCAGTTTACCAAAACCCTAGACAAAAACCTTGGTAAGACAAAATTTACAAAATCTTTGtatctgtttttattttatttttgtgtgtTGTTCTGTGTGGTGTAGGCTTTGTTGCTAGGCATATTTGATTTCTTTAAAGCCAATGTTAGAATGGTCATAGTTTGATAGTGTTAATTGGTATACATAAAATAGGCTGAAGTTTTTACTGAATACCTTACTCTAATactattgattttttattgGATGGGTGCTGTATGTTAGGAGAAATATTTTCTCTTGTTTTAATTTGTGGTTGGCAGAATACAAATTCAAAATGCTATTGTTCAGGAAATTTTAACCGATTAAAGTCATTTGTATCACTTTGTTGCTCTGGAGATTGTTTTGTGACATAAAACCCTGATAATGTTATGATTGCAATGCTTTGTTTTTTCCCTGTCAAATTTCAGATATTTGGATTGTTACAATATCATTTTGTAGCTCTAGCAACTTTTATCTGCTAAAAAAATTTGGGTTGTATTTCTATTGTTGTTTTTAACTTCGCTTGTCAGAGATTGCACACTTTTTATTTATATAGGTAATGATAATCATAGGTTTATGTCGTGATTAGTTTTTTGGTTGTTGCTGCCAATTGCTCATGAgctgttttttatgttttacttTAGGTTGTGTATTAGTTATCTACTTTTTGTTAGGCAACTTTCAGAATTCTGTATTCATATTTTGCTTCTTTATTTTGTATCATGATCTTACTTATCTTTATTGATCTTACCTGCAGCAACAAGCCTGTTCAAGATACTTCTGAAGTACAGGCCTGAGGATAAGGCTGAAAAGAAGGATAGGCTTGTCAAAAGGGCTCAGGCTGAGGCAGAAAACAAAACTGTCGAAACTAAGAAGCCTATTGTTGTGAAGTATGGTCTCAATCATGTTACCTACCTTATTGAGCAGGTTGTCTCTTGATTCATTACTGTATGATTGCAGTTTCAACCCTTGTGTGTAGCGACATTGATGAGTGACTTGTTAATCTATCTTTCCCTTGCAGAATAAAGCTCAACTGGTTGTGATTGCACATGATGTGGACCCAATTGAATTGGTCGTCTGGCTTCCAGCATTGTGCAGGAAGATGGAAATTCCGTACTGCATAGTGAAAGGCAAGGCACGCCTGGGCTCGGTAATTTTTACTGTGATCTCTACATCGTTTTATGactgaattaaattttcttGATAGCCCCAAGTATATGACTGATTTAACCCACTTGCATTTTCAACAGATTGTCCATAAAAAAACTGCATCTGTTTTGTGCTTGACAAGTGTTAAGAACGAAGACAAGTTGGAGTTCAGCAGAGTCCTCGAAGCTATCAAGGTGATGTTGAATGGAACCATCCTTTCATTTTTTCTGCTGTTAATACTCTTTTTATAAAACTGAATTCATTGTGTGTGGTTTCCTTTTCAGGCAAATTTCAATGACAAGTACGAAGAGTACAGAAAGAAGTGGGGTGGTGGGATCATGGGTTCCAAATCCCAAGCCAAAACCAAGGCAAAGGAAAGGGTCCTTGCCAAGGAAGCTGCCCAGAGGATGAATTAGGAGCTTTATCAATTTTTGTTGCTTTCTATCTGCCGTTTTTTGTTCTTGTATGTCACCGATAGACACAACCCTTTTTTCTGTGAGATTGATTATCTTGAGAACAGCATCAGTAAATTATTCCCAGCTTTTCTCGCATGAGAACAGCATTGAGTAAGAGAACACCCTGAAATGAAGTTGAAATTGTGGTAAGAATTATATTTCAAAAACTCCACTCACTTTGTGAATTAAAAGGGAGTTGGGAATTGGGATGGATCGTAGTATCGGAGGGAGTGAGGAAAAAAGAGAAGGTAAACCAATGAGGCTTCATTTATTCAAAGATGAACAGATGAGATGATACAGTAGAATTTTGGAGCATATTTGGCCCCATTTGGAAACaaaagcttaattaagcgcttattcataagctatatataagtatAAGCTCTTTTTTATAAGTTAtcttgagtagcttatgaaaataagataacttatgaaaataagctcaaaacagcttatggccatAAGCTGtctcaaacactgacataagagcttatgctacaGCTCAAATAAGTTCTTTCAAACGGGGCCTTTAGTATATGTTTTAGTATAAGCTCcaattgttattttatttgtatccAAGCAGACTTGAGGTAAAAACTAATAGAAGTTCTTTATTGGCTAGCTAAACTCAACTAGCTTTGTTCCTATCCCTCAAAACTTCGTTTGAGTGGATTTGATTATGGATCCTTGCACCAAATTGTTGTTAACCCCATAGCTCATTTTAGATTTTTAGTGCTATTTGAAATTATTGTTCACGAGCCATATCCCCTTATGGCAGCCATCATGAGAAAACACTCTCAGGGGTGAGAGTCCTACTTATAAGTCAGGTCTAGGTCTAAGATTGTTTGAAACTATGGGTGAAAGTAAGCTAGGTCGAGTTAGACTTTGCTTAAATATGCATGacctaataaaaaaattcaagggCTTTATTTTCGAGCTTGACATAAACTTCTTGAAAGTCCAATATGACCTAATAGCTTGCCAAGCTAAGCAATCCACTGCATTATTCCCTTCTCTTGCAACGTAGTTGATATGAACTCTCCAACCCTGAGTAAGTATAATTTAGACTTTTGTTACCGCATATCTCGCCCAAGACACTGAGGAATTTGTATTATCACAAAGAGTTCCAACTAGAGACATAAAATATCATTGTGTCCAAGCTCCCCAAACATGCTTCAAGCCAATCTTCATAGCCAGTATATCAGCAAGAAAAGTATtcccataatcataacttatagACTAAAAAAAATAAGTCAATAGCTAGATGACTCTTGCATATTTATGGTGAAATAAATGACTCACAAGCATGATTTCTATGGATAAAATATTGTAAAATAAGTCATAGCAACAAAATTTCCAGTAGGGTTGTAATAAAAAGCTGCATAAATattttaagagaaaaatatttttttaatagtgataaaaaaatatgtaagtTAAGCTTGGACATTGCTTCAGTACCCTCTGAAAGTGAGAGAGTCCAGTACCCTgtagttaattttttaaacaataaatGACTAAGTTGCAAATTTAAAAGgtttattatatataaaactAAAACCATGACAAATCAAAGCAATAATTATGAAAATAGATTATAATTAAATTCATTAAAATTCCCCAACCaatactttatttttgttttatatgGCGGAAGACAAATGGCATGAATTGCATTGGAATCTTACAACTCATGGGAAAGACATTGTTCAACCACTGGTAGGAGACTAGGAGGAGGAACTTAAACACTGAATTAACAAGggtttaatttttgtttgaaaATGACACGTTAAAAAAAGGAATAATCTgtagaataaattaataataataaattaacaaTAACTTTAGCTGGAAAATGCAAACAGGAAGGTTAGTTAATCAAATTAAATACGTTTAAAAATCgttagttaattaattaaagaaaaagGAAAGTTGAAAATcagagtttatttttggtttatGGTTGTTGGGTAAAGCGTAAACCCTTTATAGCGGTGGTGGGTCCACCCACCATGAGGCCCAACCCCGCGAACAGAACCTTATTTTCCCGGGAAAATTGTGAAGAGCTTTCAATTCTTTTCCATTCACCCAAACAACAAGAAAAGGGTTTTCGATATGGacaattcatcatcatcatcatcttcttcttcttcttcttcttcttcttcttctcagtcaCAGGCTCAGCAACAGCAGCATGATCATGTGGATCGCTTGATAAACGCCAATGGATTATACAAATCACCTTCTAGAACAATCTGCTCCGACAGGTTCATCCCATGCAGATCTTCTTCCAAATTCGCGCTGTTTGAGTTATCATCTCCGCCGCCGTCATCAGATTCCAGCAGCGCCGCCTACAACAACCTCTTGCGGACGGCGTTGTTCGGCCCCGATGCTCCCATCACCCCCGACAAACGAACCCCTAATATTTTCCGTTACAAGACGGAGACTCGCCACTCCGTACACTCTCTATCTCCGTTCGATGACCCCATGGGCATGGTTTCTTCCTCTGAGGCCAATCATGCCCCTGTAGTGGTTAAGCCCCCTCGTAAGGTTCCTCCTTCACCTTCTAAGGTTTGTGCCTTTTTCCCCTCTCCTTCAATTTGTTGATTTTTGTGGAGATTATTGTAATTGCAACGTTGTGGGTGACTCTGTATGCTAGATTCTGGATGCTCCTGCACTGCAAGACGATTTTTATCTGAATCTTGTGGACTGGTCTTCCCACAATGTGTTGGCTGTGGCTCTGGGTAACTCTGCTTATTTGTGGAATGCTAGCACCAGCAAGGTGAGCCTGTGTTGTGAGCTTTCGATCTTCACAGTGAAAATAGTTATACCCTTTTGCGTGTATGATTTGGGTTGGGGGTGGGGATAATCTATTTCACTACTCTTGCTTTTATCTAGATGGCAATCAGCTAGGTTAATTGAAGATTTCTTCTATTGTGCGATGTGCTAACATTACATTGGTGTAGGTAACTACATTATGCGACTTGGGGATTGACGACCTAGTTTGTTCGGTTGGCTGGTCTCAGCGTGGTACACACCTTGCTGTTGGAACTAGCACCGGTAAAGTGCAGGTGAGAGTTTATGTTCCCATGCAATTTTAGCACTCATCATGCAGTTTTCGGATTATTCAACATGGATActtgaaaaatgaaattaaatcctTATGAATGAAATGTATCTTAAGATAATGTACcatggttttaaattgcggttgcggTTGTGGTCGCAGCAACAGCGATTGCAAATACTGTGGCTCTTGTGATTGTGTTCATTGTAATTGCAGTGTGTTGTGGCTACAACTGTGATATTTCAGCTGTATCAAGTGATTTGGTCCGCAATTTTGAAACTATCATATGTTTATGTCCCTTCATGAGAGTTGACCAGCCGAAATGTGGGAAGTAACGGttgatttaatattttattatcatAAACGAACAATGTTCCCTCCAATTTTGAGACTATCGTATGTTTATCTCCCGTCATGAGAATTGACCAGCCGACATGTGGGAAGCAACGGttgatttaatattttattatcatAAACGAATAATTCTAGGGATTGGATAAGATGATTGATCACCAGTTTAACCCCCAGAAAACTGTATTAGAGTAAATATATCTTGTCCCTTGTTTCCCCCCTTCTTACAAGTTGTGTTATAATTTGGCCAATTAATTAAGGGGTTATGATTCCTTCTGGTGACTCATTGTTTGCCTTCTCCTCATTTGTCTGACGAGCCGAGCTAGATATTGTCTCAACCCCCCTCATTCGTCCATTGGCGGACTTATCCTTGGTTTTAACTCTACCAGCGACCAATCTTCCCTATACCGATCTAGGCGAAAATTATTCGGCATGTACACAGCCCGTTATTTATAAGGTTATTTTTTGAACATATTTATTAGGTTATTAATGTATCATTAGTTGTGCAATACTTTGGCTAAATTATTAAGGGCTTGTGATTCCTTCTGTTGACTCATTGTTTGCCTTCTCCCCTTCATTCATTCGTTGAGTTGAGCTAGATAAGGTCTCGACCCCCCTCATTCTTCCATGAGCCGACCTAGCAATCTGTTGGTTTAGCTTGAAGCATGAAAAATGCACAACCCTTACTATCTTGTGCCACTATTCAGCTTTAATTAAATGGGGTTGACAAGGATTAAACTCTAGACAACTTgatcatagaggctctgatatgTGAAAGTATAAGTTGTTAGGTAAAGCCAGATGAGTAGTTTTACATTACATTTACTTCTCTAACAAAATCGATACCCCATGTGCCCCCAACTTGTATTAGAGTAGAGTAGGCATCTAGAACTTTactcaagattttttttttttcattgcatTCTTTGAACTTGCTAAGTTCTCTTCAACATTTCTTTCACAAACATTAATGTCTAAATGTTGCTAACCAGCATGATTTGACCCATGTAATTATTCTCCATGTAGATTTGGGATGCATCTCAATGCAAGTTGATAAGAACTATGGAGGGTCATCATTTACGTGTTGGGGCCCTGGCCTGGAGTTCATCTATTTTGTCTTCTGGTAGCAGAGATAAAAACATTTATCAACGAGATATACGTGCACAGGAAGATTTTGTCAGTAAACTGTCTGCACACAAGTCAGA from Lotus japonicus ecotype B-129 chromosome 2, LjGifu_v1.2 includes:
- the LOC130741128 gene encoding 60S ribosomal protein L7a-2, which gives rise to MAPKKGGKAPVAASKKKTEKVTNPLFEKRPKQFGIGGALPPKRDLTRFVKWPKTVQIQRKKRILKQRLKVPPALNQFTKTLDKNLATSLFKILLKYRPEDKAEKKDRLVKRAQAEAENKTVETKKPIVVKYGLNHVTYLIEQNKAQLVVIAHDVDPIELVVWLPALCRKMEIPYCIVKGKARLGSIVHKKTASVLCLTSVKNEDKLEFSRVLEAIKANFNDKYEEYRKKWGGGIMGSKSQAKTKAKERVLAKEAAQRMN
- the LOC130741129 gene encoding B-type cell cycle switch protein ccs52A-like isoform X2, whose protein sequence is MDNSSSSSSSSSSSSSSSSQSQAQQQQHDHVDRLINANGLYKSPSRTICSDRFIPCRSSSKFALFELSSPPPSSDSSSAAYNNLLRTALFGPDAPITPDKRTPNIFRYKTETRHSVHSLSPFDDPMGMVSSSEANHAPVVVKPPRKVPPSPSKILDAPALQDDFYLNLVDWSSHNVLAVALGNSAYLWNASTSKVTTLCDLGIDDLVCSVGWSQRGTHLAVGTSTGKVQIWDASQCKLIRTMEGHHLRVGALAWSSSILSSGSRDKNIYQRDIRAQEDFVSKLSAHKSEVCGLKWSYDNRELASGGNDNRLLVWNQHSTMPVLKYLEHTAAVKAIAWSPHVHGLLASGGGTADRCIRFWNTTTNSHLSCMDTGSQVCNLIWSKNVNELVSTHGYSQNQINIWKYPAMSKVATLTGHSYRVLYLSISPDGQVFQLLSLELEMKLLGFGMYSLPRNLRILKVELEHHLLEEL
- the LOC130741129 gene encoding B-type cell cycle switch protein ccs52A-like isoform X1; the protein is MDNSSSSSSSSSSSSSSSSQSQAQQQQHDHVDRLINANGLYKSPSRTICSDRFIPCRSSSKFALFELSSPPPSSDSSSAAYNNLLRTALFGPDAPITPDKRTPNIFRYKTETRHSVHSLSPFDDPMGMVSSSEANHAPVVVKPPRKVPPSPSKILDAPALQDDFYLNLVDWSSHNVLAVALGNSAYLWNASTSKVTTLCDLGIDDLVCSVGWSQRGTHLAVGTSTGKVQIWDASQCKLIRTMEGHHLRVGALAWSSSILSSGSRDKNIYQRDIRAQEDFVSKLSAHKSEVCGLKWSYDNRELASGGNDNRLLVWNQHSTMPVLKYLEHTAAVKAIAWSPHVHGLLASGGGTADRCIRFWNTTTNSHLSCMDTGSQVCNLIWSKNVNELVSTHGYSQNQINIWKYPAMSKVATLTGHSYRVLYLSISPDGQTIVTGAGDETLRFWNVFPSQKSQNTESGIGASSLGRTIIR